The following proteins come from a genomic window of Musa acuminata AAA Group cultivar baxijiao chromosome BXJ1-7, Cavendish_Baxijiao_AAA, whole genome shotgun sequence:
- the LOC135678974 gene encoding protein FERTILITY RESTORER RF2, mitochondrial-like, translating to MVTQSSFTIPAPAVCLPAFSRSQRLLEENRLHISRYGQWHSISFARQIPSSARLFAASLNARCSATQTQSQTVRSKSATITGTPTKESRKLPKLDDGNTGFPPRSGGGDGGGGGGGGSSSGGFFLFAFLVFLDYLKELEGDESLPG from the exons ATGGTAACACAATCAAGTTTTACCATACCAGCACCGGCTGTATGTCTGCCTGCATTTTCTCGATCTCAGAGACTGCTAG AGGAAAACAGACTCCATATTAGCAGATATGGTCAATGGCATTCTATCTCGTTTGCTCGTCAGATTCCCTCTTCTGCAAGGCTATTTGCTGCTAGTTTG AATGCAAGATGTTCCGCAACTCAAACCCAAAGTCAAACTGTGAGAAGTAAATCAGCAACCATTACGGGCACTCCCACCAAGg AATCACGGAAGCTGCCAAAACTTGATGATGGGAACACAGGGTTCCCCCCACGGAGTGGTGGCGGCGACGGTGGCGGAGGTGGTGGTGGCGGAAGTTCTTCTGGTGGATTTTTCTTGTTTGCCTTCCTCGTATTTTTGGATTACTTGAAGGAGCTAGAAGGAGATGAATCTTTACCAGGATAG